The nucleotide window CACCAGCGATCCGCAGGCGGAGAGGGTGCGAATTGGCCCCTGTTTCAGACGATACGAGGCCACGTCAGCAAAGGTAAAACGTCCCAGGTTGCGTAAGCGTTCGGCAATCAGGAACAGAATAATTGGCCAGCCGACGAGGAAGCCAAGGGAGTAAATAAGGCCGTCGTACCCGGAGGTATACACCAGCGCGGAAATCCCCAGGAAAGAGGCCGCCGACATAAAGTCCCCGGCGATCGCCAGGCCGTTCTGAAAACCAGTAATGTTGCCGCCTGCGGTGTAGTAATCGCTACGTGAGCGCACGCGTTTTGACGCCCAGTAAGTGATGTACAGCGTCAGCAACACGAAAATCAGGAACATCACGATCGCCTGCCAGTTGGTTGGCTGGCGTTGTACCTCACCGGTAATGGCATCCGCTGCGTTGACGGCAAAGGGAAGTGTGGCGGCAAGCGCCGTCAGAACTCTCTTCATGATGCTTTTACCTCACGCAGTACCGCTTTATTAAGACGATCAAATTCACCGTTCGCGCGCCAGACGTAGATGCCGGTCAGCACAAACGACACCACAATGATGCCAATACCAATGGGAATACCGCGCGTGACGCTGGTACCTGCATGCAGCGGCGTACCGAGCCAGTGTGGGGCAAAGGCAATCAGCAAAATAAAGCCGACGTAGATAATCAGCATGATGATGGAAAGAAAGAAGGCAAACCGTTGCCGTTTATCGACGAGCTCCCTGTAGTGCGCACTATTCTCTATCTGCTGACAAATATCGTTATTCATCACAGAGTCTCCAGAGTTTTGTAGGGTAGGTGTTTGTAGTTATTCCCTCTCCCTTGAGGGAGAGGGTTAGGGTGAGGGGGTAAGGTGCGGTCTGATGCCCTCACCCCGGCCCTCTCCCACAGGGAGAGGGAGAAAACAGCATTACGATGGCATTGCGATGGCCTGCTTCTCTTCGAGCAGTTTTTCCACCACGCCCGGATCGGCAAGCGTTGAGGTGTCACCGAGGTTACTGGTGTCCCCTGCCGCAATTTTGCGCAGGATACGGCGCATAATTTTGCCGGAGCGGGTTTTTGGCAGCGAGTCCGTCCAGTGCAGCACATCCGGCGTGGCAAGCGGGCCTATCTCTTTACGTACCCAGTTACGCACCTCGGCATACAGCTCTGGCGACGGCTCTTCACCGTGGTTCAGGGTGACGTAAGCGTAAATTGCCTGGCCCTTAATGTTGTGCGGAATGCCGACCACTGCAGCTTCAGCAATCTTCGGATGCGACACCAGAGCGGATTCAATCTCCGCCGTTCCCAGACGGTGGCCGGAGACGTTCAGCACATCGTCCACGCGTCCGGTGATCCAGTAATAACCCTCTTCATCACGACGCGCGCCGTCGCCGCTGAAGTACATATTTTTAAAGGTCGAGAAGTAGGTTTGCTCAAAGCGCTCGTGGTCACCAAACAGGGTGCGCGCCTGGCCTGGCCAGGAATCGGTGATCACCAGGTTGCCTTCGGTGGCTCCCTCCAGTGGGGTTCCTTCGTTATCCACCAGCGCAGGCTGTACACCGAAGAATGGATGGGTGGCAGAACCCGCTTTTAATGGCGTCGCGCCCGGGATAGGGGTAATCATGAAGCCACCGGTTTCAGTCTGCCACCAGGTGTCCATTACCGGGCATTTCTCGTTACCGATTTTTTTCCAGTACCACTCCCAGGCTTCCGGGTTGATTGGCTCACCCACGGAGCCGAGGATGCGCAGGGACGAGCGGTCAGTACCTTCGATGGCTTTATCACCTTCGGCCATCAGCGCGCGGATAGCCGTTGGCGCGGTGTAGAGAATATTGACCTTATGTTTGTCTACCACCTGGTACATACGCGCCGGGGTTGGCCAGTTAGGTACGCCCTCAAACATCAGCGTGGTTGCGCCACAGGCCAGCGGACCATACAGCAGGTAGCTGTGACCGGTGACCCAGCCCACATCGGCGGTACACCAGTAGATGTCGCCCGGGTGGTAGTCGAAGACATATTTGAAAGTGGTTGCCACATAGACCAGATAGCCTCCGGTGGTATGCAACACGCCTTTTGGTTTGCCGGTCGAGCCGGAGGTATACAGAATAAACAGCGGATCTTCCGCGTTCATCTCTTCTGGCTGGTGCTGGTCGCTCGCTTTCTCAATCAGGTCGCTCCACCACAGGTCACGACCCTCGTTCCAGTCGATCTTGCCGCCGGTACGTTTGAGCACGACAACATTGCTGACGCTCTTCACATTTGGGTTTTTCAGCGCTTCATCGACGTTTTTCTTCAGTGGGATATTGCGCCCGGCACGCACGCCTTCATCTGACGTGATCACCAGTTTTGAGTTTGAATCGACGATGCGACCAGCAACCGCTTCTGGTGAGAAGCCGCCGAAGATAACGGAGTGGATCGCACCGATGCGCGCGCAGGCCAGCATGGCAACCGCTGCTTCCGGCACCATTGGCATATAGATAGCCACCACGTCGCCTTTTTTAATGCCGCGCTCCAGCAGCACGTTGGCGAAGCGACACACGTCGCGGTGCAGTTCTTTATAGGTGATGTGCTTGCTTTGGGAGGCATCGTCGCCCTCCCAGATGATGGCTGTTTCGTTGCCACGCTCGGCAAGATGGCGATCCAGACAGTTCGCCGCCAGGTTTAGCGTGCCGTCTTCGTACCATTTAATGGAGACGTTACCTGGCGCAAAGGAGGTGTTTTTCACCTTCTGATAAGGTTTGATCCAGTCGAGGATGTGGCCCTGCTCACCCCAGAAGAGGTCAGGGCTGGAGATAGATTGCTGATACTTCTCGCGGTACTGCTCCGGGTTGATCAGGCAACGTTCCGCAATATTTGCGGGAATATCATGTTTGTGTATTTGGCTCATGGCTTTTTTTCTCCTTGTAAGATGTTAATAATATGTCTCTAAAACGTTAATTGTAGGGGCTTTACAAGCTTTGTTTATTATTTGGGCTACAGATCACGCATTGTCTGAACAGGCTGAAAAATGAGCGAATGAAACTTTGAAGGGAAATAATTCAGCCTACTGATTATTCACATTTGTGTTGAAAAAAGCGTTTTTATAACAAAAGGTTATTTATAAGAATTATTATAAATTAATGTCACAGACTCTTTTGGTAGTGAACCGCCTTGTTCTTTAAGGCTTGCACAGCATGCCGTGCAGATGATACTCATACGCCGCGTTAAAAAACCCCATAAACCAACGCAACACAATTCATACCCTTTCAGTATGTCTCCATATTCATGCAGTTTAGTGACGTGGAGATTTCATTGAGGAAGTCAGTTTCTATGAAAAATTTGAAAGTCAGCCTGGCCTGGCAAATCTTGCTAGCCCTTGTGCTGGGTATCTTGTTGGGCAGTTATCTTCATTATCATAGCGACAGCCGCGAGTGGCTGATTGCGAACCTGCTCTCTCCGGCAGGCGATATTTTTATTCATCTGATTAAGATGATTGTAGTGCCGATTGTTATCTCTACGCTGGTGGTAGGTATTGCCGGCGTTGGTGATGCGAAGCAGCTAGGCCGTATCGGCGCGAAAACGATCCTCTATTTCGAAGTGATCACGACAATTGCCATCATCCTGGGCATCACGATGGCAAACGTGTTCCAGCCAGGTTCCGGGATTGATATGTCGCAGCTGGCGACGGTGGATATCTCAAAATACCAAAGCACAACCGCAGATGTGCAGAGCCACGCGCATGGCCTGATGGGCACCATTCTGTCGCTGGTGCCGACTAACATCGTGGCATCAATGGCGAAGGGTGAGATGCTGCCGATTATCTTCTTCTCCGTGCTGTTTGGTCTGGGACTGTCATCGTTGCCCGCGAGCCACCGTGAGCCGCTGGTAACTGTATTCCGTTCTATCTCTGAAACCATGTTCAAAGTCACCCACATGGTAATGCGTTATGCGCCGGTAGGGGTGTTCGCACTGATCGCGGTGACCGTGGCGAACTTCGGCTTCGCCTCCCTGTGGCCGCTGGCGAAGCTGGTTATCCTGGTACACTTCGCCATCCTGTTCTTTGCGCTGGTGGTGCTGGGGATTGTGGCGCGCCTGTGCGGGCTGAGCATCTGGATCCTGATCCGCATCCTGAAAGAGGAACTGATTCTGGCGTACTCCACGGCCAGTTCGGAAAGCGTGCTGCCGCGTATCATCGAGAAAATGGAGGCCTACGGTGCGCCCGCGTCGATCACCAGCTTCGTGGTGCCGACCGGCTACTCCTTTAACCTCGATGGTTCGACGCTGTACCAGAGTATTGCGGCCATCTTTATTGCCCAGCTGTACGGCATTGATCTGTCACTGTGGCAGGAAATCGTGCTGGTACTGACCCTGATGGTGACCTCTAAAGGTATTGCAGGTGTGCCGGGGGTCTCCTTCGTGGTGCTGCTGGCGACGCTGGGCAGCGTCGGTATTCCGCTGGAAGGGCTGGCGTTTATCGCCGGTGTCGACCGTATCCTCGACATGGCGCGTACGGCGCTGAACGTGGTGGGTAACGCGCTGGCGGTGCTGGTGATTGCCAAGTGGGAACACAAATTCGACCGTAAAAAAGCACTGGCGTATGAACGCGACGTGCTGGGTCGTTTCGATAAGACGGCTGACCAGTAATGTAAAAAAGCCCGGTAGCGCCACCGGGCTTTTTTTACTGACCGCTCAGGGTGTCGAATTCCTCACACCCTGTATCAAACCCTTCGGTACAACTCAGGTTCAGCCAGTACAACGCTTTCTGTTTATTCGGCGTAATAAAGCCTTTCTCACCCTGCTGGAACAGCATCCCCGCCCAGTATTCCGCATAACCCGTACGTGACAGGGAAGAACTGCGCTGGAACCAGGAGGCTGCCTTTACGTCGTCCTGAGCGACTTCAACACCGTTGGCATAGATAAGCCCCAGCAGCATTTGCGCATCTACCGCAGAGTCGTTATCAATATCTTCAGTCGCGGTTTGCAGCAGTTTAATGGCCTGAGGATAGTCAGTTTTGCCCGCCTGAGTGTTTACCAGCACGCGTGCCAACATAATCGCACCACGTTTGCTGCCCGCAATCGTTGCCTGTTGCGCCAGCGCTTTGGCATGCAGGTAATCGCCCTGCGTGAACTGGATTTGTGACAGTAATGCCATTGCATCGACATCACCCCCTTTTGCCGCTTTCTCCGCCCACAGTGACGCCTGTTTACTGTCTCCAGAGCTAAAGTATGTATCGGCCAGGTAATACTGGGCGCGGGCATCGCCCGCTTCGGCCTGTTCCTTGTACTGGCTGCCGATCTCATCAGCACGGGCAAGCGACGTAAAAAGTAACAACAACACCAAAATATGTTTCATGGACACTTATCATCTGAGTACATGTCGCGCAGTATAATCGCGGTCGCGGAAGAAAAAAATGGGTGCATTAAGACCTCAGCCTCCTACAAGCCGGGCGGAACTGTCGTTCCGCCCGATGAGGTTAGCCTGCATTGCAGGCTAATTTCGCCGCCACCTCCTGATGTTCACCCTTTATTGTGAGTTCGCATAACTTACCGCGATTAATAAAGGTAAAGATCACTATCGTCAGGCAAATAATAAAGACGATACCTAACGCAGTTTTTAATGGCGTCATGCCTTTTACTCCTTGTCAAAAAAAGAATAAGAGGCTACTCTCAACTTGTTGGGAGTTGAGGGGTAGCCTCGGGTTGTACTGACCCCAAAAAGTTGGACAGTTAAACACGAGGCACATAGGTCTGGGTTCGATATTCAATTGGACTCAGACCTTTTAATTTCAGGCTAATTCTTCTGCTGTTGTAGTAGTCAATATATTCCGTAACAGCATCCTTCAGTTCGCTTATATTACTGAACTCGTCAAGATAAAAACACTCCGACTTTAAGGTTCCAAAGAAACATTCCACGACTGCATTATCCAGACAATTGCCTTTTCTGGACATGCTCTGTGTAATGCCTTGTTCTTTAAGGATGTTTTGATACCTTCTCATACGATACTGCCATCCCTGGTCAGAGTGCAGAATAGGATGCTCGTGAGGCTTAAGCTTTTTGAATGCCTGATCGAGCATATTCTCGACCATGTTCATCACAGGTCTTTCCGACAGGCTGTAAGAAATAACTTCGTTGTTGAAGAGATCTATTACTGGAGACAAATACAGCTTTCGCCCATTGACTGCAAATTCAGTAACGTCGGTAACCCACTTCTCGTTTGGCCGTGTAGCCTTGAAATCCCTTTGGAGAACATTGGGGGCGGTTTGCCCTACCTCTCCTCTGTAGGAGCTGTATCGTTTGACCTTAATCGCTGCCTTAAGCGAGAGGGTTCCCATCAGGCGCTGAACGGCTTTATGGTTAATCCGTTCCCCGTCTCGATGGAGAGACAACGTTACCCTACGGTATCCGTAACGACCTTTATTCTCGTGATAAATCTCACCAATACGCTTTTTAACATCCGCATACTTATCAGGCTTGCTGAGAGCCTTTAGATGGTAATAAAACGTACTGCGCGGTATCTCCGCTGCCTTGAGAAGCTCATCAAGAGGGTAAAACTGCCTTAGCTCGTTGAGTACTTTCACTTTTTCGCGGGATGAGCTAAGGCTTTCAGCTTTTTTAGATACGTAAGCCGCATTTCAAGGAATCGAACTTGTCTTTCAAGATCCTCAATACGTCGGTCTTTCGACAGCTCCAATGCTAACGCCGCTTTTTCTGGATCAACTGACATTGTAATGTTTCTTTTGGTGCCGATCTTGAGTGCGCGTAAACCAGCTTCTCCGTGCTCCTCATAGACTTTCAGCCACTTGGCTACAGAACCACTACCAGCAAGCATAAAGTGAGCAGCAGCCTGATTGAGGGACATCTGCTGCTCGGTCACGGCTTTCACGACCTTAATGCGCAACTCTGGATCAGCACTAACGCCTTTAGGTTTGGGAATTAAACCTTTTTCTCCATGTTTTTCATAGAGGGCAACCCACGTCCTGACCTGGGTTCGAGGCACACCAAAACGTGCAGAGATGATCCTGTAACCATCATCAGTTGTGAAGTAGTGATTCACGACTTCAAGGCGCTTTTCGAAGGGGTATTTTGGCTTTGACATATCAGGGACTATTCCATTTCATCGTCCAACAAAATGGGTGCAGTACAGGTAAATGCAAATTTCCCGGGGCTTTCCACTTTCTGTCCCTCAACAATGCTCAAGACAGAAAGTCTTAAGCACCCGCCGCATATCTTATCTCTCTGAATTAAAATGCAAAGATGTAATTCTTTTCTGCGTAAATTACATTATTTCTGCGAGATGCCTTCCGGAATAAAAATATACAGTATTTATATTTAATTCAGATATAAAAATGGGGTGAATATGCCACCCCATTTATTCACCGATTAATTAACGGCTTCAGCCCATTGCGCTTTCACGCAGTCGGGCTTTCAGCTTGTTATATTCATCAATCACATACTGTTCGGCAGCATGTTGATCGACAATCGGCTCTATGCGTACGGCACAGTATTTATACTCCGGCGTTTTGGTTATCGGGCTTAAGTTCTCCGTCACCAGTTCGTTACAGGCACCAATCCACCACTGGTAGGTCATATAGACCGCCCCTTTGTTTGGACGATCGCTGACCTGCGCACGGGTAATAATCCGGCCTTTACGCGAGTTTACCCACACCAGCGCTTCATCTTCAATGCCGAGGCGTTCCGCGTCGGCGGTGTTGATCTGCGCGTAGCCCGGTTCATCCGCCAGCGCTGCCAGCGCGGCACAGTTGCCGGTCATCGAACGACAGGAGTAGTGGCCCACTTCGCGCACGGTGGAGAGCACCATCGGATACTCGTCGGTGAGCTTGTCGATAGGGGCGACCCAGTCGCAGGTGAAGAACTGCGCCAGCCCGTTTGGCGTGTCGAACTTCTCTTTGAAGAGATACGACGTGCCCTGATCGGCTTCTGACTCATCCCGGCACGGCCACTGGATGTACCCCAGTTCACCCATTTTTTCATAGGTGGCACCAAAGAAATCAGGACACAGATTTCGTAACTCGTCCCAGATCTCCTGGGTGTTGTTGTAGTGCATCGGGTAACCCATGCGGGTAGCGATTTCGCTGATGATCTGCCAGTCCGTTTTCAGATCCCACTTCGGCTCGAGCGCTTTAAAGAAGCGCTGGAAGCCACGGTCTGCTGCCGTATAGACACCTTCATGCTCACCCCAGGACGTCGACGGTAAAATCACATCCGCCGCTGCCGCCGTTTTGGTCATAAAGATATCCTGCACAATCACCAGCTCCAGATCCTCAAACCCTTTGCGCACTGCGGACAGCTCGGCATCGGTTTGCAGCGGATCTTCACCCATAATGTAGGCAGCACGCACCTCGCCATGTGCCGCACGGTGCGGCAGCTCGCTGATGCGATATCCGGTATGTTCCGGCAGGCTCTCCACGCCCCAGGCCTTCGCAAATTTCTCGCGATTCTCCGGGAACTTGACGTACTGATAGCCCGGATAGGTATCCGGCAGCGCACCCATATCACACGCACCTTGCACGTTGTTCTGACCGCGAACCGGGTTAACACCGACATGTGCCTTACCAAGATTACCGGTCAGCATGGCGAGGCTGGTCAGTGAACGCACGGTTTCCACACCCTGATAGAACTGGGTTACGCCCATGCCCCACAGAATAGCGGCGGTTTTCGCCCCCGCGTACATCCGTGCTGCCTGGCGGATCTCCTGGGCGCTGACCCCAGTAATCGCTTCAACCGATTCTGGCGTGTAGCCTTCAACAATTTTCCGATACTCTTCAAACCCTTCCGTACGGGTGGCGACGAACGCCTGGTCGTACAGGTTTTCCTCAATAATGACGTGCCCCATTGCATTCAACAGCGCGATATTCGAACCGTTTTTCAATGCGATGTGCATATCCGCAATGCGCGCAGTTTCAATTTTACGCGGATCGCAGACGATGATTTTCGCCCCATTTTGTTTGGCGCGAATAACGTGATTCGCGACGATAGGGTGAGAATCCGCCGGGTTATAACCGAAAACAAACACGAGATCGGTGTTATCTATCTCGTTGATTGCATTGCTCATTGCGCCGTTACCGACCGACTGGTGCAGACCTGCAACCGATGGGCCGTGTCAGACGCGAGCGCAGCAGTCGACGTTATTGGTACCAATAACGGCGCGCGCGAATTTTTGCATTACATAGTTGGTTTCATTACCCGTACCGCGTGAGGAGCCGGTGGTTTGAATCGCATCCGGGCCATACTTGGCTTTGATGGCGCTCAGGCGCGCGGCGACGTAGTCCAGCGCCTCACTCCAGGAGACGGCTTCCAGCTTGCCACCGCGCTCGCGGCGGATCATAGGGGTTTTCAGGCGCGGGGTGAGGATTTGGGTATCGTTAATAAAATCCCAGCCGTAGTAACCTTTCAGGCACAGCGTGCCCTGATTGGTTTTCCCCTGTGCGGCCTCCGCCCGGACGATTTTGCCGTTATCGACCACCAGGTGGATCTTGCAACCTGAGGCACAATAAGGGCAAACCGTGACGACTTTTTTCATCAGTCTGCTCCAGTTAATAAACTCTTTCGCACCCATTATGCAGCTTCTATGCCATGTTTTTAGTGTGGGTATCATCAGACTTTACGGCCAATTTCGGGTCAAAACGCTGACGAAAAACAGGTAATCGTCAAAATTGACGTGTCGAAAGGGCAGTGGATGTGACCTGGGTTGAAATTCCATCACGTAAAAAACAATTTGGCTGGAGCGAGCGGCAGAATGGTTCAGACTTAATATAGTTCCCTGACGGAAGCATGCGATGAAACCGGCGATTCTGGTGGTTGATGACGATACGGCAGTCTGCGAACTGCTGCAGGATGTGCTCAGCGAGCACGTCTTTACCGTGCTTGTCTGCCATAATGGCCGGGACGCACTGAGTCTGGTGCAACAGGAGCCAGGGATTGCCCTCGTGTTACTGGACATGATGCTGCCGGACATCAACGGTCTGCAGGTCTTGCTACAGTTGCAAAAGCAACGCCCGGAACTACCGGTGGTGATGCTGACAGGTCTGGGCAGTGAATCGGACGTGGTCGTGGGGCTGGAGATGGGGGCCGACGATTACATCGGTAAACCGTTCAACCCGCGCGTGGTTGTTGCCCGCGTTAAGGCTGTGCTGCGTCGCACCGGGGCGCTGGCGGCAGAAACCGCGACACCGCGCGTGGCGGGGATTGCCTTCAACGGCTGGACGCTGGATACCACCCGCTGTGAGCTCAGCGATCCGCAGCGTAACACCGTCTCATTAACCCAGGGCGAGTATGGCCTGCTTCTGGCACTGACCCAAAACGCCCGTCGTGTGCTCAGCCGCGAGCAGTTGCTTGAATTGACCCACAGTGAAAGTGCCGAGGTCTTCGACCGCACCATCGATGTGTTAATTATGCGTCTGCGCCGGAAAATTGAGGCCAACCCGCATCAACCCGCCTTCATTAAAACCATCCGTGGGCTGGGCTACGTCTTTGCTACTGATGTCTCTCACAGCGAGAAAGCCGCTTAAGTATTCTCTTTGATATACGCCTGCAGTTCTGCCAGTGTTTTCGCGCCGTCAATTGCATTGGCGGCCAGCAGGCTTGCTCGTGCGCAGGCATGTGCCAGATAAATACTGTCTGCCAGCGGCAGGGATCCATGGCAGCCGTATAAAAAGCCTGCGCAAAACGCATCGCCCGCTCCGACGCTGCCGATAATTTCCTCCTGCTCCAGCATCCAGGACGGTATCCAGCGTCCGGCTTCACCCGGCGCTTCGCCCCATGCCCCTTCCGGACAGTGGATCACCACGCGCTGGCGTACACCCGCAGCCAGAAGCTGCGAGGCGGCTTCAGCAATATGGGCAATGTGCGGCATATCGTTGCTATCGCGCATCTCCAGCCCGCTGAACTCTCCGGCTTCAAGCTCGTTAATCACCAGATAATCGAGATGGCGCAGGGCAGGGAATACCAGCGGTTGATAGCGCGGATCACCCTTGCGGGAGACCAAATCGAGCGAGGTTTCATATCCCTGGTCACGCATCTGCGCCAGCAGTCGCGCACTGCGAGTGCCGAATTCGGCATCCGGCATATCCAGACTGTCGAGCAGCAGCAAATACCCCAGGTGGAAGATTTTCATTGAGCCGTCAAGGTGGTCAAATGCGGGAAGATCCAGCAGACGGTTGGCTCCTGGCGAGTGGAAAAAGGTACGCTGTCCGCTGGGGTCGGTCATCACCTGCGACATGGAGGTTGGCGCGAAGTCGGTACGCTGCACGCGCTGGCGGTTAACGTGATACTGGTCAAGCATCGCCAGAATGTAATCCCCGTCGCCATCAACGCCAATCAATCCTACCGCCTGTAATGGCAGGCCGACATGCATTTTTGCCAGCGTCAGCAGGACATTCAACGGCGCACCGCCGGTTGAGCGTTCGCTGTGGGTAATCTCCGCCAGCCAGCCGCGCTCCGGCCACTGCACGATCTGGTGGACATGATCCACCAGCATATTACCTGCGGCGATAATCCCTTTACGTTCCATTATGCCTGCCCCGCGCTGCCGAAGATGCGCATCTGCCCGGCCACCGTATCGGCAATCGCCTCCTCAATACCCAGCAACAGCTCGGCAAACTCATCATACAACGGCTGACGTTTTGCCATGCGTTGCTCAACGGCAGACAGCGCGGCCTGTGACATACCGGTATAGAAATTGATTTTATGAATACCCAGCTCAATGGCGCGGTGGAAATCCTCATCGCTAATGCCGGAGCCGCCGTGCAGCACCAGCGGCAGGCCGGTCTGCTGGCGAATGGCATCTAGGCGCGGGAAATCGAGTTTCGGCTCGCCTTTGTATTTACCGTGCGCATTGCCGATGGCGACCGCCAGTGCATCGATGCCGGTCAAATCGACAAACTCTCGCGCCAGCTGAGGGTCAGTGAAAAACGCTTCATCGGCATGACCATAGAGCGCACCGCCTTCATCGCCACCCACGGCACCCAGCTCCGCTTCCACCGACACGCCAACCGCATGGCACATCTTCACCACTTCGCGCGTCTGACGAATATTTTCCTCGTAGCTTAATGCAGAGCCATCGAACATTACAGAGCTAAACCCTAAACGCAGTGCGCGCACCACGGCCTCAAAATGCAGCCCGTGGTCGAGATTAAGGACCACGGGAATATCGTGTCGGGCGGCTTCAAATTTGATGGTTTCGACCAGTGAATCCAGGGAGACGTACTTAAAATGCACCTCCGCAATGTTGATGATAAAAGGCGAGCGTTCCTGCTTCGCCGCGGCAAACAGCGCGCGCAGAAAATGAGAGTCAAGAACGTTAAACGCCCCCAGCGCGTAGCGATGTTCTCTGGCGTGCTCAAGACCGTCGGCAAGAGAAATCAATGGCATCATTCACTCCTTATATCCGAAACAGGTTGTACTCGTTGCACAACACCAGCACCGCCGGTTCGTCTTCTTCAATAGTGTTATAGCGGTCAATGGCCTGTAAAAAGTGGTTGTCGTGATCGTCGTCATTTACTGATGACACTTCTCCCACCAGGACGTCACCAAAGCCGCGTTCGCCCCAGAAACTGTGGTACAGGCCGGGCGTCAGGCAGATACTTTCCCCTGGTGTGAGGCGCAGCTGGCTGCCGGGCGTATGGGTCTGACGGCAGCCGTCGATCACGACCGTGACGTCGGTGTTTTCGGTCTCTTCATGCACCCCGGCATTCCATAACTCAATAATCAGATTCCCGCCGCCACGGTTGATGATGTCTTCCCGCTTACGCCAGTGAAAATGCATGGGTGTCACCTGACCATCGCGTACGTGCATGATTTTTTCGGCATAGCATTTTTCATAAGGTATGCCGTTGGGAGAACCGTTTCGCAGGGTAAACAACGTTAACCCCTGCGCGACAAAGTTGTTGCCACCAAAGGCGGTTACGTCCCAGCCGAGTTTGAGGTCGAACACTTCCCGCCAGGTACTTTGGTCGAGCTGCTGCCATTTCGTTGGTGGGAAGCTGGCAAACGACGGGAGGTGCACGTCGTGCATGGAAAAAAATTGCCGTGTATGGCCGAGGATTTCGTTGATATCGGAGCGTTTCATGGGGACTCCTCGTAAACGCCCTCTCCCGGAGGGAGAGGGAAAAGGATTACTTCACCGTCCATCCCTTATAAGAGCCGACGTTCTTTTTATCGATCATCGTCACCGGGATCAGCACTGGCGCTTTCGGGGCAGGTTTGCCCTGTAGAATGTCATAGCCGATCTCTACCGCTTTTGCCGCCATTACCTGCGGATCTTGTGCCGGAGTCGCCACAAACAGGGAATTTTCCCGCTTCAGCGCCTCTTCACCATCCGGTGAACCATCCACACCGACGATAAAGAATTCGCTACGCTGTGCCTGTTTGGCCGCCAGATCGGCCCCGATCGCCGTGGGATCGTTAATCGCGAACACGCCGTCGATCTTCGGATTGGCCGCCAGCAGTGAAGTCATCACCTCCAGACCACCTTCACGGCTGCCTTTGGCGTTCTGATTGTCAGAAAGCACTTTGATACCAGGATGCTTTTTGAATTCTGTCTGACAGCCTTCTACGCGGTTTTGCACCGCAGACACCGGTGGTCCGTTGATGATCACGACGTTGCCTTTACCGTTCAGGCGGTCGGTAATGTATTTACAGGCCATTTCCCCTGCCTGGGTGTTATCGGAGGTGATGGTGGCGTCTGCCCCTTCTGCTGCCACGTCAACCGCCACCACCACGATCCCGGCGTC belongs to Enterobacter cloacae and includes:
- a CDS encoding DNA-binding response regulator, which encodes MKPAILVVDDDTAVCELLQDVLSEHVFTVLVCHNGRDALSLVQQEPGIALVLLDMMLPDINGLQVLLQLQKQRPELPVVMLTGLGSESDVVVGLEMGADDYIGKPFNPRVVVARVKAVLRRTGALAAETATPRVAGIAFNGWTLDTTRCELSDPQRNTVSLTQGEYGLLLALTQNARRVLSREQLLELTHSESAEVFDRTIDVLIMRLRRKIEANPHQPAFIKTIRGLGYVFATDVSHSEKAA
- a CDS encoding spermidine/putrescine ABC transporter substrate-binding protein; amino-acid sequence: MKKVVTVCPYCASGCKIHLVVDNGKIVRAEAAQGKTNQGTLCLKGYYGWDFINDTQILTPRLKTPMIRRERGGKLEAVSWSEALDYVAARLSAIKAKYGPDAIQTTGSSRGTGNETNYVMQKFARAVIGTNNVDCCARV
- a CDS encoding formate dehydrogenase subunit alpha, with the protein product MSNAINEIDNTDLVFVFGYNPADSHPIVANHVIRAKQNGAKIIVCDPRKIETARIADMHIALKNGSNIALLNAMGHVIIEENLYDQAFVATRTEGFEEYRKIVEGYTPESVEAITGVSAQEIRQAARMYAGAKTAAILWGMGVTQFYQGVETVRSLTSLAMLTGNLGKAHVGVNPVRGQNNVQGACDMGALPDTYPGYQYVKFPENREKFAKAWGVESLPEHTGYRISELPHRAAHGEVRAAYIMGEDPLQTDAELSAVRKGFEDLELVIVQDIFMTKTAAAADVILPSTSWGEHEGVYTAADRGFQRFFKALEPKWDLKTDWQIISEIATRMGYPMHYNNTQEIWDELRNLCPDFFGATYEKMGELGYIQWPCRDESEADQGTSYLFKEKFDTPNGLAQFFTCDWVAPIDKLTDEYPMVLSTVREVGHYSCRSMTGNCAALAALADEPGYAQINTADAERLGIEDEALVWVNSRKGRIITRAQVSDRPNKGAVYMTYQWWIGACNELVTENLSPITKTPEYKYCAVRIEPIVDQHAAEQYVIDEYNKLKARLRESAMG
- a CDS encoding sugar kinase, whose product is MERKGIIAAGNMLVDHVHQIVQWPERGWLAEITHSERSTGGAPLNVLLTLAKMHVGLPLQAVGLIGVDGDGDYILAMLDQYHVNRQRVQRTDFAPTSMSQVMTDPSGQRTFFHSPGANRLLDLPAFDHLDGSMKIFHLGYLLLLDSLDMPDAEFGTRSARLLAQMRDQGYETSLDLVSRKGDPRYQPLVFPALRHLDYLVINELEAGEFSGLEMRDSNDMPHIAHIAEAASQLLAAGVRQRVVIHCPEGAWGEAPGEAGRWIPSWMLEQEEIIGSVGAGDAFCAGFLYGCHGSLPLADSIYLAHACARASLLAANAIDGAKTLAELQAYIKENT
- a CDS encoding ribose ABC superfamily ATP-binding protein → MRLKPLVTALCAGALLAATPFAQAKDLKSIGVTVGDLANPFFVQITKGAELEARKLAGDNVKVTLVSSGYDLGQQVAQIDNFIAAKVDMIILNAADSKGIGPAVKRAKDAGIVVVAVDVAAEGADATITSDNTQAGEMACKYITDRLNGKGNVVIINGPPVSAVQNRVEGCQTEFKKHPGIKVLSDNQNAKGSREGGLEVMTSLLAANPKIDGVFAINDPTAIGADLAAKQAQRSEFFIVGVDGSPDGEEALKRENSLFVATPAQDPQVMAAKAVEIGYDILQGKPAPKAPVLIPVTMIDKKNVGSYKGWTVK